The bacterium region TTGTGGAAGATCCTAATTTTCCACGAACACCCGCTGCTCTCAAAGATGGTCTTCATGCCGCTTTTGCCTTTCCCGTCCGCTTTCAAAATGAAGTAATCGGAGTGATTGAATTCTTCAGTAAACAGATTCAGGAACCGGATAGGGAGCTACTTTCGATGTTGACTTCTCTCGGAATGCAAATCGGCCAATTCATCGGACGGAAGCAAATTGAAGAGCTGCTGGAAGACGCCCGCGAACGCTATCGCCGCCTTACTGAAAAACAAGCCTGAGAGTTATTGCAGATTGCACACTGTATATTGCAAATTGCGACACGGACCGGTTCTTCATTTTGCATGATGCAATATGCAGTTTGCAATAAATCGCGGGTGCTCCTATAATTTGTTGCGACGATGAATCCACATAAACCACCACGTAAGAAACAGCCAAAGCAACTGGCGTTAATTGATCAAAATGGCTGCACCGGCTGTGAGATGTGTATCGTTGTGTGCCCTGTTGACTGCATTGAAATCGTTCCGGGCCCGGAACATGCGGTGCTTCGTCCTCTTGTCGAAGTGGATTTGGATCGATGCATTGGTTGCACACTCTGCGCTCAGTACTGTCCATGGGAAACCATCTATATGACCGATCATGACCTCGCTTATCAGAAGGCACCTGATTTGACGCTTCGTTCGCTTTTTCTCAATGATCCTGAAAAGAGAATCGGCGATCCACC contains the following coding sequences:
- a CDS encoding 4Fe-4S binding protein → MNPHKPPRKKQPKQLALIDQNGCTGCEMCIVVCPVDCIEIVPGPEHAVLRPLVEVDLDRCIGCTLCAQYCPWETIYMTDHDLAYQKAPDLTLRSLFLNDPEKRIGDPPPPSQ